The following proteins are co-located in the Apium graveolens cultivar Ventura chromosome 5, ASM990537v1, whole genome shotgun sequence genome:
- the LOC141723480 gene encoding protein ABA DEFICIENT 4, chloroplastic-like: MASFSCLCSSSLFVKNDDLRLTNRLLEACFRKDQLTTCALKSFKTDPFSRHPPSIKTKSRTEWSFKGGSRAIPGPTIHKFARNRKSCGVYASWFTNPQIASGAFTLGTAAVLPYYTLMVVAPKSELTKKSIESGIPYVTLGLLYGYLLYLSWTPDTMRLMFASQYWLPELSGIAKMFSSEMTLASAWIHLLAVDLFAARQVYHDGLENKVETRHSISLCLLFCPIGIISHVVTKALTKSSK; the protein is encoded by the exons ATGGCTTCCTTTTCATGCCTTTGCAGTTCTTCTCTCTTTGTTAAG AATGACGACCTAAGACTGACTAACAGATTATTAGAAGCCTGTTTTAGAAAGGACCAGTTAACAACATGTGCTCTTAAAAGTTTCAAAACTGACCCTTTTAGTCGACATCCACCAAGCATAAAGACGAAGAGTAGAACTGAATGGAGTTTCAAAGGCGGATCAAGGGCAATCCCCGGACCAACCATTCACAAATTTGCTCGTAATAGAAAAAGCTGTGGAGTGTATGCTTCAT GGTTCACGAATCCTCAAATTGCAAGTGGTGCTTTCACCCTGGGAACTGCAGCTGTTCTTCCATACTACACTCTTATGGTTGTAGCGCCAAAATCTGAGCTG ACCAAGAAGTCTATCGAAAGTGGCATACCGTATGTTACGCTTGGTCTTTTGTATGGTTACCTACTTTACCTCTCATGGACCCCTGATACAATGAGGCTGATGTTTGCGAGCCAATACTGGCTTCCTGAG TTATCTGGAATAGCTAAGATGTTCTCGAGTGAGATGACACTAGCTTCTGCATGGATTCATCTGTTAGCTGTAGATCTGTTTGCTGCAAG GCAGGTTTATCATGATGGACTGGAGAACAAGGTCGAGACACGGCATTCAATTTCCCTTTGCTTACTCTTTTGTCCTATAGGAATTATATCTCATGTAGTCACCAAAGCACTAACCAAAAGTTCAAAGTAA
- the LOC141723481 gene encoding caffeoylshikimate esterase-like codes for MGKKVKFLEINDQVQKLLDADMDNVSARRSAREAFKQTQLSIDHCLFKIPYDGVKMKESYELNSRGLEIFSKSWLPETSPPKALVCFCHGYGDTCTFFVEGIARKLASSGYGVFAMDYAGFGLSEGLHGYIPSFHKLVDDVIEHYSKVKEYPEFRTLPSFLFGQSMGGAVALKVHLKQPDSWTGAILVAPMCKIADDMAPSWLLTQVLIGVAKVLPKQKLVPMNDFTAMAFRDKKKIPLATYNVIAYKDKPRLGTALELLRTTQEIENELQEVSLPLIILHGKADVVTDPSVSKALYEKARSSDKKLNLYDEAYHSLLEGEPDEMILRVLGDIISWLDDHTKSVPTD; via the exons ATGGGGAAGAAAGTGAAGTTCCTTGAAATTAATGATCAAGTTCAGAAGCTGTTGGATGCTGACATGGACAATGTTTCTGCTAGGCGTAGTGCTCGTGAGGCTTTTAAGCAAACTCAACTTTCCATTGATCATTGCTTGTTTAAA ATTCCTTATGATGGTGTGAAGATGAAAGAG TCATATGAGTTGAACTCTAGAGGCTTGGAGATTTTCTCTAAAAGCTGGCTTCCAGAGACAAGTCCTCCCAAAGCATTGGTTTGTTTTTGCCATGGTTACGGAGACACTTGTACTTTTTTTGTTGAAG GGATTGCTAGAAAGTTGGCTTCATCTGGGTATGGAGTTTTTGCCATGGATTATGCAGGATTCGGTCTTTCAGAAGGTCTTCATGGCTATATACCAAGTTTTCACAAGCTAGTTGATGATGTTATTGAGCATTACTCAAAAGTTAAAG AATACCCAGAGTTCCGTACTCTTCCAAGCTTTTTATTTGGGCAATCTATGGGTGGAGCAGTTGCACTGAAGGTGCACCTGAAGCAGCCTGATTCATGGACTGGTGCTATTCTTGTCGCACCAATGTGTAAG ATTGCAGATGACATGGCTCCATCATGGTTGTTGACCCAAGTTTTAATTGGTGTAGCAAAAGTTCTTCCAAAGCAGAAGCTTGTTCCAATGAATGATTTTACTGCAATGGCATTCCGAGACAAAAAGAAAATACCTCTG GCAACCTATAATGTCATTGCTTACAAGGATAAGCCACGTCTAGGTACTGCTTTGGAGTTACTACGGACGACCCAAGAGATAGAAAATGAACTTCAAGAA GTCTCACTTCCGTTAATCATACTACATGGGAAAGCTGATGTAGTGACTGATCCATCCGTGAGCAAGGCTTTGTACGAGAAGGCTAGAAGTTCAGACAAGAAACTTAATCTTTACGATGAGGCTTATCACTCCCTTCTGGAAGGCGAACCAGATGAGATGATACTTCGTGTTTTGGGTGATATAATCTCGTGGCTTGATGATCATACTAAAAGCGTACCTACCGATTGA